The proteins below are encoded in one region of Deltaproteobacteria bacterium:
- the mfd gene encoding transcription-repair coupling factor: protein MFPLTEILEDLDQRRVSSISGLGLPAAACLAASLPDPNHLVIVTPDDERARTFRDDLSFFLPGRNVGFLPPEEALPYERMLPDIERSSLRISCLLAAGSGAAPIVIPAPALLQPTIPPDLLAHISMTINSGEDMDREPALQNLSTLGYTRVPSVSQLGEMAVRGGILDIFSPGHLFPVRIELWGNSVQSIRTFDTENQRSLKQVDTAVVLPVTEVLRTPEILSRGRKRLSDLLLAQGLSSRERERALIPWDQGLDFPGIVNFLPTIYGIQSLPTDHFSPGCIVVLLEPEEILRGMEDFMASAGLRHSKEAPSPDKVYANPKAVMADLNRNNILQIRSFDCGDSRSYRCPPLLPPGAPSSQPDRFRELGQFLEEGRYDRIVIAAHSNGAADRILALFSGISREINRRTTTDGLKQWQGINVVSVPLSSGFSIPGRKIGFISDSDLFGRVKRHKSRRPFLPEWDLPIGSLAPGDFVVHIEHGIGRYLGLKQMEVAKSSDDYLHLAYAGGDSLYVPVEDMNRVQRFRSSSENPPALSKLGGAAWTRAKNRVRRSLKLMADELLAMAAKRQAAPGISFPEPDAMFREFEASFPWSETPDQERTINEVISDMMQPHPMDRLVCGDVGYGKTEVALRAAFLSVLGGKQVAVLVPTTVLAQQHYENFTQRLGPFPVTVGLLSRFVSPRDQKRILRDVKKGVVDIVIGTHRLLSTDVEFQDLGLLVIDEEHRFGVKNKEALKRMRETVDVLTLSATPIPRTLFQAFSGIRNLSLIHTPPADRKAIHTEIRHFDEDLIRDAVVREMARKGQVYIVHNRVASIVAFRDMVQRLIPNARLGMAHGQMAEGALEKVMVRFLKGELDVLITTAIIESGLDITNANTLIINRADRFGLAQLYQLRGRVGRSAALAYAYLLIPSQSSLTSKARKRLAGLRDLTDLGSGFKLASYDLEIRGSGNLLGQEQSGHIGAVGLDLYSQLLERAVRETTGQVTEDPVEPVIHLEIPALLTEEYLPDVGERLTLYKRLASAGTLDELEDLRAETADRFGKLPTEVLGLFTRMEVLIPARGLRVERIDVAGSYYLVTFHPQARISPDALLGLLSADSRLAFMPPTTLRLDVSAMESSGDRIGYLKETLRSL, encoded by the coding sequence ATGTTTCCTCTCACAGAGATCCTGGAGGATCTTGATCAGCGCAGGGTTTCGTCCATCTCCGGCCTCGGCCTCCCGGCCGCAGCCTGTCTGGCCGCTTCCCTTCCGGATCCGAACCATCTTGTCATCGTTACCCCGGACGACGAAAGGGCCAGAACCTTCAGGGATGATCTCTCCTTCTTCCTGCCCGGACGCAATGTCGGCTTCCTTCCTCCGGAGGAAGCGCTTCCATACGAGAGGATGCTCCCCGACATTGAGCGATCCTCCCTTAGAATCAGTTGTCTTCTCGCAGCGGGGTCCGGTGCCGCGCCGATAGTAATTCCCGCTCCGGCTCTCCTCCAACCCACCATCCCTCCAGACCTGCTGGCCCATATTTCCATGACAATCAACTCCGGAGAGGACATGGACCGGGAACCGGCCCTTCAGAATCTGTCGACCCTGGGATATACAAGGGTGCCTTCGGTCTCCCAGTTGGGCGAGATGGCGGTGAGAGGTGGTATTCTGGATATCTTTTCCCCCGGACACCTGTTTCCCGTGCGGATTGAACTTTGGGGAAACTCCGTGCAGTCCATCCGGACCTTCGACACTGAGAATCAGCGCAGCCTGAAACAGGTGGATACCGCCGTTGTGCTCCCTGTGACGGAAGTCCTGCGAACCCCTGAGATCCTTTCCCGGGGCCGTAAACGCCTCAGCGATCTTCTCCTGGCTCAGGGGCTTTCATCCAGGGAACGGGAGAGGGCCCTGATCCCATGGGATCAGGGCCTGGATTTTCCGGGTATTGTCAATTTTCTTCCGACTATTTACGGAATCCAAAGCCTCCCGACGGATCATTTTTCCCCGGGATGCATCGTTGTCCTTCTGGAACCGGAGGAGATCCTCCGTGGGATGGAGGATTTCATGGCCTCCGCCGGCCTCCGGCACTCGAAGGAAGCCCCTTCTCCCGACAAGGTCTACGCCAACCCGAAGGCGGTTATGGCAGATCTTAACCGTAACAACATTCTGCAGATCCGGTCTTTCGACTGCGGGGACAGCCGTTCCTACAGATGTCCGCCCCTTCTGCCACCCGGTGCACCCTCGTCCCAGCCGGACAGATTCCGTGAATTGGGACAATTTCTCGAGGAAGGCCGGTATGATCGAATTGTCATTGCCGCCCATTCCAACGGGGCCGCTGACAGGATACTTGCGCTTTTTTCCGGCATCAGCCGGGAGATCAACAGACGGACGACAACGGATGGGCTGAAACAGTGGCAGGGCATTAATGTGGTGAGCGTTCCCCTGTCCAGCGGGTTTTCCATCCCCGGGCGAAAAATCGGCTTCATCAGCGACTCGGACCTGTTCGGTCGGGTCAAAAGACATAAATCCAGGCGGCCTTTTCTCCCGGAATGGGACCTCCCCATAGGGTCTCTTGCTCCGGGTGATTTTGTGGTCCACATCGAACACGGGATCGGTAGATATCTGGGACTAAAACAGATGGAGGTTGCGAAATCCAGCGACGACTATCTCCATCTGGCCTACGCCGGAGGGGACTCCCTGTACGTACCCGTTGAGGACATGAACCGGGTTCAGCGATTCCGGAGTTCATCGGAGAATCCACCCGCACTCAGCAAACTCGGGGGTGCCGCCTGGACACGGGCAAAGAACCGGGTCCGCCGGTCTTTGAAACTGATGGCTGACGAACTGCTGGCGATGGCGGCCAAACGGCAGGCCGCTCCGGGCATATCCTTCCCGGAACCCGACGCCATGTTCAGGGAGTTCGAGGCCTCTTTTCCCTGGTCGGAGACACCCGATCAGGAGAGGACCATCAACGAGGTCATTTCCGACATGATGCAGCCCCATCCCATGGACCGTCTTGTATGTGGGGATGTGGGATACGGGAAGACAGAGGTCGCCCTGAGGGCGGCCTTTCTGTCCGTTCTCGGAGGTAAACAGGTGGCGGTCCTCGTTCCGACGACAGTTCTGGCCCAACAGCACTACGAGAACTTCACCCAGCGTCTCGGGCCGTTTCCGGTTACCGTCGGTCTCCTCAGCCGCTTCGTATCCCCCAGAGACCAGAAGCGCATCCTCAGGGACGTTAAGAAGGGTGTCGTGGATATCGTTATCGGGACACACCGCCTCCTGTCCACGGATGTAGAATTTCAGGACCTGGGCCTGCTGGTTATCGACGAGGAGCATCGTTTCGGGGTTAAAAACAAGGAAGCACTGAAAAGGATGCGGGAGACAGTGGACGTCCTGACCCTTTCCGCCACTCCCATTCCCCGAACACTGTTCCAGGCATTTTCCGGCATCCGGAATCTTTCTCTTATCCACACCCCTCCGGCCGACCGCAAGGCGATCCATACGGAAATCCGACATTTCGACGAGGACCTGATCCGGGACGCGGTGGTCAGGGAGATGGCAAGGAAAGGGCAGGTATATATCGTTCACAACCGGGTTGCGAGTATTGTGGCATTCAGGGATATGGTTCAGAGGCTCATACCCAACGCCCGTTTGGGAATGGCCCACGGCCAGATGGCGGAGGGCGCACTGGAAAAGGTCATGGTCCGCTTCCTCAAGGGGGAGCTGGATGTTCTGATAACCACGGCCATTATTGAATCCGGGCTCGACATTACCAACGCCAACACACTCATCATCAACCGGGCTGATCGTTTCGGTCTGGCTCAACTCTACCAACTCCGTGGTAGGGTCGGACGCTCCGCGGCCCTGGCATACGCGTACCTTCTCATCCCCTCCCAATCATCGCTGACATCCAAGGCCAGGAAACGCCTCGCAGGCCTCAGGGATCTGACTGACCTGGGATCAGGCTTTAAACTCGCGTCCTACGATCTGGAGATACGCGGGTCGGGCAACCTCCTTGGACAGGAACAGTCCGGGCACATCGGTGCGGTGGGCCTCGACCTGTATTCCCAACTCCTGGAGCGGGCCGTCAGGGAAACAACCGGACAGGTTACGGAAGATCCCGTGGAACCCGTTATCCACCTGGAGATTCCCGCCCTTCTCACAGAGGAATACCTGCCCGACGTTGGGGAACGCCTTACCCTTTACAAGAGGCTGGCGAGTGCCGGAACCTTAGACGAGCTGGAAGATCTCCGGGCGGAGACCGCGGATCGTTTCGGGAAGCTTCCGACAGAGGTTCTCGGCCTGTTCACCCGGATGGAGGTTCTCATTCCTGCCAGAGGACTCAGGGTGGAACGCATAGACGTGGCAGGAAGCTATTACCTTGTCACCTTTCATCCTCAGGCCAGGATATCTCCGGACGCCCTTCTTGGCCTGCTTTCCGCCGACAGTCGGCTTGCCTTCATGCCGCCGACCACACTCAGGCTTGATGTCTCCGCCATGGAAAGTTCGGGAGATCGCATAGGGTATCTTAAGGAAACCTTGCGGTCCCTATAA
- the tatC gene encoding twin-arginine translocase subunit TatC codes for MPDQKLPFTVHLEELRRRLIICFIAVAIGFLIAYAFSDRIFDILHKDLISTLREHGETLQYINPTEAFFTSIKVSILAGGFFVLPIIFYQFWMFVAPGLYSKEKKMVIPFVIFSTLCFLSGALFGYFVVFPFAFKFLLGYSIGGATARPTLSSALAFVSKLLLAFGLIFELPIITFFFARIGLITHKTLTKNRRYFIVVAFIAAAALTPPDVFTQLLMAGPLIILFEISVIVARVFGKKPLTDSQGDMVDEEEPGHPAG; via the coding sequence ATGCCTGATCAGAAGCTTCCCTTTACCGTCCATCTCGAGGAACTGCGGCGGCGATTGATTATCTGCTTTATAGCCGTGGCTATCGGATTCCTCATAGCCTATGCCTTCAGCGATAGAATTTTCGATATTCTCCACAAGGATTTAATTTCCACCCTTCGTGAGCACGGTGAAACCCTCCAATATATTAATCCTACGGAAGCTTTCTTCACCTCCATAAAGGTTTCGATCCTGGCGGGGGGATTTTTTGTTTTACCCATTATTTTTTACCAGTTCTGGATGTTCGTCGCTCCCGGTCTCTACAGCAAAGAAAAAAAGATGGTCATCCCGTTCGTCATCTTTTCCACGCTGTGCTTCCTGTCGGGGGCCCTCTTCGGATATTTCGTTGTTTTCCCCTTCGCCTTCAAGTTTCTGCTGGGGTACTCCATAGGAGGCGCAACCGCCCGACCAACCCTGTCGTCGGCCCTTGCCTTTGTCTCTAAACTCCTCCTGGCTTTCGGGTTGATTTTCGAACTCCCGATCATCACGTTCTTTTTTGCCAGGATCGGTCTCATAACCCACAAAACCCTGACGAAGAACCGGCGCTATTTTATTGTGGTAGCTTTTATCGCGGCCGCGGCGTTGACCCCTCCCGATGTCTTTACTCAACTGTTGATGGCCGGTCCTCTGATCATTCTGTTTGAGATCAGCGTAATTGTCGCCCGTGTCTTCGGGAAGAAACCCTTAACGGACAGTCAGGGAGATATGGTGGATGAGGAAGAACCTGGGCACCCTGCTGGTTGA
- the moaA gene encoding GTP 3',8-cyclase MoaA, giving the protein MIDSDNRRIRYLRVSVTDRCNLRCRYCIPSADFVCLLHSQVLTYEEIVRTAGVLAPYGVSSLRLTGGEPLVRKGLDHLVSSLASIPGIKDLSLTTNGILLGKYAESLKKAGLSRVNVSLDTLKSERFSWITDPQGSRSVDDLKTVLDGLEAARRAGLRPVKVNVVLMKGFNDDELEDFAGLTLDRDWEVRFIEFMPLGPNGFWNRDRVITAAEIASRLRRSFRGLEPLDRGEGSGPATRYRIPGHKGAIGFITPVSSHFCATCNRLRLTADGKLRTCLFSDHETDLIPLLRGPATDGEILKTIREAIRGKPRGHGITSEFIPSVCARTMSHIGG; this is encoded by the coding sequence CTGATCGACAGCGACAACAGGCGGATCCGTTATCTGAGAGTATCGGTGACGGACCGCTGCAACCTTCGATGCCGCTATTGCATCCCATCGGCCGATTTCGTCTGCCTGCTTCACAGCCAGGTTCTCACCTACGAGGAGATCGTCCGAACAGCCGGGGTCCTGGCCCCTTACGGGGTGAGCAGTCTCAGGCTGACCGGAGGAGAGCCGTTGGTGCGAAAGGGCCTGGATCATCTGGTGTCATCCCTTGCATCCATCCCCGGCATCAAGGATCTCAGCCTTACAACGAACGGCATTCTCCTGGGAAAATATGCTGAATCCCTTAAGAAGGCAGGATTATCCAGAGTCAACGTCAGCCTTGACACACTGAAATCGGAAAGGTTCAGCTGGATAACCGACCCCCAGGGGTCAAGGTCGGTCGACGATCTCAAGACCGTGTTGGATGGCCTTGAGGCGGCCCGCCGGGCGGGGCTGCGCCCGGTAAAGGTCAATGTGGTCCTTATGAAAGGTTTTAATGACGATGAACTGGAGGATTTTGCCGGCCTGACCCTGGACAGGGACTGGGAGGTCAGGTTTATAGAGTTCATGCCCCTGGGTCCCAACGGTTTCTGGAATCGCGACAGAGTCATCACGGCCGCGGAAATCGCGTCGAGACTGCGCCGATCCTTCAGAGGCTTGGAACCGCTGGACAGAGGAGAGGGGTCGGGACCGGCCACGAGGTATCGGATTCCCGGCCACAAAGGGGCGATCGGGTTCATCACCCCTGTTTCCTCCCACTTCTGCGCAACCTGCAACCGCCTGCGCCTGACCGCGGACGGCAAACTGCGGACATGCCTTTTCTCTGACCATGAGACGGACCTTATTCCTCTTCTTCGCGGTCCGGCCACCGATGGGGAGATCCTTAAAACCATTCGGGAAGCCATTCGGGGAAAACCCCGTGGCCATGGAATCACGTCGGAGTTTATTCCATCCGTTTGCGCAAGGACTATGAGTCATATCGGCGGATGA
- the moaC gene encoding cyclic pyranopterin monophosphate synthase MoaC, producing the protein MTLFASGPLTHLDDLGRARMVDVGEKKPTRRTAVARGEVRLSADTLQAVISGHVPKGDVLAVARIAGITGGKRTSDLIPLTHPIGLDYLYLDLTPDETLPAIRIEATASTHGKTGVEMEALTAVSISALAIYDMLKSVERGIRITDIRLVFKDGGKSGVYDAD; encoded by the coding sequence ATGACACTTTTCGCCAGCGGTCCCCTCACCCACCTGGACGACCTGGGGCGGGCCCGCATGGTGGACGTCGGCGAAAAAAAACCGACTCGCCGAACCGCCGTGGCCCGTGGTGAAGTGCGCCTTTCCGCCGACACTCTTCAGGCCGTTATCAGCGGCCATGTCCCAAAGGGGGACGTACTGGCCGTGGCGCGCATCGCGGGGATCACGGGGGGTAAAAGAACCTCCGACCTTATCCCGCTGACCCACCCGATCGGGCTCGATTATCTGTATCTGGACCTGACCCCCGACGAGACACTGCCTGCCATTCGCATCGAAGCTACTGCATCGACCCACGGTAAAACGGGCGTGGAAATGGAGGCCCTGACCGCCGTATCGATATCTGCTCTCGCGATTTACGATATGCTCAAATCGGTGGAACGGGGTATCAGAATCACAGACATCCGCCTGGTATTCAAAGATGGCGGGAAAAGCGGTGTGTATGATGCAGACTAA
- the tatB gene encoding twin-arginine translocase subunit TatB, which produces MLGMGMQEILIILVVALIVIGPKRLPELAKTLGKGLAEFKKAADDLQETVRKDLEVEKHKDLVKKYPDLIPKDEENGEGDDQAAASTTPEAPPETPPEAVPEDKGSPYSLDEIEGGDFDDEGKDA; this is translated from the coding sequence ATGCTCGGCATGGGAATGCAGGAAATACTCATCATCCTGGTGGTCGCTCTGATCGTCATCGGTCCGAAACGTCTCCCCGAACTGGCCAAAACCCTGGGGAAGGGCCTTGCCGAGTTCAAAAAAGCAGCTGACGACCTTCAGGAGACCGTACGCAAGGACCTGGAAGTGGAGAAGCACAAGGACCTCGTCAAAAAATATCCCGACCTGATACCGAAGGATGAGGAAAACGGAGAAGGCGACGACCAGGCCGCTGCCTCCACCACGCCTGAAGCACCGCCTGAAACACCGCCTGAAGCGGTGCCTGAGGATAAGGGTTCCCCATATTCCCTCGACGAGATCGAGGGCGGGGATTTTGATGACGAAGGCAAGGATGCCTGA
- the nadA gene encoding quinolinate synthase NadA, whose product MDQLQSEIRELVRKRRAVLLAHNYQRDEIQEIADHTGDSLGLSRIAASSDAEVIVFCGVHFMAESAAILAPERTVLLPRPEAGCPMADMITPEDVEEMRRRYPGGTVVAYVNTSAAVKARSDICCTSANAVKVVLSLPKSEDPIIMIPDQNLARYVASQVDRKIVWWDGFCPIHHRYRAEDVLKVKRLYPEAVFVAHPECRPEVLELADHITSTSGMYRFARETGAKEVIVGTEKGVLYRMRGENPDKTFIPLSEEMICPNMKLTTLEDVRDALVTMAPVVRVPEDIRIRAVMALDRMLAAPRD is encoded by the coding sequence ATGGATCAGCTCCAATCGGAGATCAGGGAACTTGTCAGGAAGCGGCGGGCTGTGCTGCTGGCGCATAATTATCAGAGGGATGAGATTCAGGAAATCGCCGATCACACCGGAGATTCACTGGGCCTTTCCCGGATTGCGGCCTCTTCGGATGCCGAGGTTATCGTCTTTTGCGGCGTCCACTTCATGGCCGAGTCCGCGGCCATTCTTGCGCCGGAACGCACCGTCCTGCTTCCCAGGCCGGAGGCCGGCTGTCCTATGGCCGACATGATTACCCCGGAAGATGTGGAGGAAATGAGGCGGCGTTACCCCGGTGGTACCGTTGTCGCGTACGTCAACACCTCGGCGGCCGTCAAGGCCCGAAGCGATATTTGTTGTACATCAGCCAATGCCGTGAAGGTGGTTTTGTCCCTTCCGAAGTCCGAGGATCCCATTATTATGATTCCCGATCAGAACCTGGCCCGGTACGTTGCTTCCCAGGTGGACCGGAAGATTGTCTGGTGGGATGGTTTTTGCCCCATTCACCATCGATACAGGGCCGAGGACGTTCTTAAAGTCAAACGGCTTTATCCGGAAGCGGTATTTGTCGCCCATCCTGAATGCAGGCCTGAGGTGCTCGAATTGGCGGATCATATAACCAGTACGTCGGGGATGTATCGATTCGCCAGGGAGACCGGGGCGAAAGAGGTTATCGTCGGTACAGAGAAGGGTGTGCTTTACAGAATGCGCGGGGAAAACCCCGACAAGACCTTTATTCCCCTCTCCGAGGAGATGATCTGCCCTAACATGAAACTGACGACGCTCGAGGATGTCCGGGATGCACTGGTGACCATGGCGCCTGTGGTGAGGGTGCCGGAGGATATCAGGATCAGGGCTGTCATGGCCTTGGACAGGATGCTGGCCGCGCCACGGGATTAG
- a CDS encoding RNA-binding S4 domain-containing protein: MIMMTPPVERLRLDLYLKRSRLVKRRSLAATLCKNGHIKIDGRPVPPGKAVFVGNRIEIRYARQLLLVEVTEIPADARRGRNCHEIISTKRLEEELF, encoded by the coding sequence ATGATAATGATGACTCCCCCGGTTGAACGCCTTCGCCTTGACCTGTACCTTAAGCGATCCCGCCTGGTGAAGAGAAGATCCCTTGCGGCCACTCTCTGCAAAAACGGCCATATTAAAATTGATGGCAGACCGGTCCCTCCAGGAAAAGCCGTTTTTGTGGGCAACCGTATTGAAATCCGATATGCCAGGCAGCTGCTTTTGGTGGAGGTAACCGAGATACCGGCTGACGCCAGGCGGGGCCGGAATTGCCACGAAATTATCTCGACGAAAAGACTGGAGGAAGAACTCTTCTAG
- a CDS encoding PilZ domain-containing protein yields the protein MGKRKYVDRLKRLESLNLVSFSHKDTKGRTDLEIAGRTLDLSEGGILLEIPAPLPSTSEEVEVTLGVRGNVIKARGKIIHQRELDNGHFGLGISFIDLSDGDSVIITRFLNEE from the coding sequence TTGGGCAAAAGAAAATATGTTGACCGCCTCAAACGTCTCGAATCGCTGAACCTGGTTTCCTTTTCCCATAAAGACACAAAAGGGCGAACCGATTTGGAGATAGCCGGCAGGACCCTTGACCTTTCCGAGGGAGGCATTCTCCTTGAAATCCCGGCCCCCCTGCCCTCAACCAGTGAAGAGGTGGAGGTAACCCTCGGGGTTCGTGGCAATGTCATCAAGGCCAGGGGGAAAATCATTCACCAGCGGGAACTTGACAACGGCCATTTCGGTCTTGGAATATCTTTCATCGACCTCTCTGATGGGGACAGCGTAATTATCACCCGGTTTCTCAACGAGGAGTGA
- a CDS encoding FAD-dependent oxidoreductase encodes MKEQSSMTEGYRECHICAVKNKMRARRCFYCTGNLGLRDRMYFEIKQRRRRKRAPYLSAIVPGAGHWYTGRRYVGTFFMAMAPLAVGLVIATYSPWNWGLAILSVAIFLVWLLALVDSRRGSHHFQAPCQAACPGKVPCSQYVHLAAEGKDKESLELVEAVCPFPGTIGRICHHPCETDCNRGKDGEPVAICALKRFVNDRTERAFNFYRREIEAAPVSLGHRIAVIGAGPSGLSGALFLRILGFRVAIFEAGDFGGGTPAIFVPGYRLPQEVYRSEVERILDLDLDLNFGKAIGRDFSLRDLQEQGFSGVYLALGAMRAIGLPHTGEEREGFLDGRAFLERVVRGDVVKLPGDVLVVGGGNVAMDVARSAVRCGAGKVRIICLEKRPVPREKQFHYFKNEWREIKAKATGEIMPAWPWEIDDTLEEKVEIIGGGSTVSFDIEGGRVAKVHCLEVERIDTDARGNLLPVLKEGSDFTLKADWVITAVGSTPDYSSSGGRPKMKFLSDTVPIALLRKPEGCTFPVLVGGDYATGPASIIEGITAGREAAMYLYQRIVGEPKISIRYRNRRIMHPWPNYPDSLNKRQRRRQFVSKKARETKSFDEIYGGFAEMSAREEADRCMRCDWPLMRESKVKRFLRSDDPLKDEGEDVERNSKL; translated from the coding sequence ATGAAAGAACAATCCTCGATGACCGAAGGATATAGGGAATGCCACATCTGCGCCGTAAAGAACAAAATGCGCGCTCGCAGGTGTTTCTACTGTACGGGAAACCTGGGCCTGCGTGACAGGATGTACTTTGAAATCAAACAGCGCCGCCGAAGAAAAAGGGCCCCCTACCTTTCAGCCATCGTCCCCGGGGCTGGTCACTGGTACACCGGGAGGCGGTATGTCGGTACATTTTTCATGGCCATGGCGCCCCTGGCGGTTGGTCTGGTCATCGCCACCTATTCCCCATGGAACTGGGGGCTTGCCATCCTCTCCGTTGCCATCTTTCTGGTATGGCTCCTTGCCCTGGTCGATTCCCGGAGGGGGTCCCACCACTTTCAAGCACCCTGCCAGGCGGCCTGTCCGGGCAAGGTGCCCTGTTCCCAATATGTTCACCTGGCCGCGGAGGGAAAGGACAAGGAATCTCTGGAACTGGTGGAGGCTGTATGCCCTTTTCCAGGCACCATCGGCAGGATATGTCATCATCCATGTGAAACGGACTGCAATCGCGGCAAGGATGGAGAGCCTGTTGCCATCTGCGCGCTGAAACGTTTCGTGAATGATCGTACCGAGCGGGCCTTCAATTTCTACAGGCGGGAAATCGAGGCTGCTCCAGTCTCTTTGGGCCACAGAATCGCCGTGATCGGCGCCGGCCCTTCGGGCCTGAGCGGCGCGCTGTTCCTCCGTATCCTTGGGTTCAGGGTTGCCATCTTCGAGGCCGGGGATTTTGGGGGAGGCACACCCGCAATCTTTGTCCCGGGCTATCGTCTGCCGCAAGAGGTCTACCGTTCGGAGGTGGAACGAATACTGGACCTTGATCTTGACCTTAACTTCGGAAAGGCAATTGGCAGGGATTTTTCCCTGAGGGACCTGCAGGAACAGGGTTTTTCCGGCGTCTACCTCGCCCTTGGAGCCATGAGAGCCATCGGTCTTCCTCACACCGGCGAGGAGAGAGAAGGATTCCTCGACGGGAGGGCGTTCCTGGAACGCGTCGTCCGTGGCGATGTGGTTAAGCTTCCAGGAGATGTTCTCGTTGTTGGGGGCGGCAACGTGGCCATGGATGTTGCCAGGTCGGCGGTCAGGTGCGGAGCCGGCAAGGTCCGGATCATCTGTCTGGAGAAAAGACCCGTTCCCCGCGAGAAACAATTTCACTACTTCAAGAATGAGTGGCGGGAAATAAAGGCGAAGGCAACCGGTGAGATCATGCCGGCGTGGCCGTGGGAGATAGATGACACCCTTGAGGAGAAGGTTGAGATAATCGGTGGAGGTTCGACGGTCTCATTTGACATTGAAGGGGGCCGTGTGGCTAAAGTCCATTGCCTGGAAGTTGAGCGAATAGATACGGATGCCAGGGGAAACCTCCTCCCGGTCCTTAAGGAGGGATCGGACTTTACGCTGAAGGCTGACTGGGTTATCACGGCAGTGGGTTCGACCCCCGATTACTCTTCAAGCGGAGGACGCCCCAAAATGAAGTTTCTTTCGGATACAGTTCCAATCGCCCTGCTTCGCAAGCCCGAGGGCTGCACCTTCCCGGTGCTCGTCGGCGGCGACTATGCTACGGGCCCGGCTTCGATCATCGAAGGGATTACCGCAGGGAGAGAAGCAGCCATGTATCTGTACCAAAGAATCGTAGGTGAACCGAAGATCAGCATCCGTTATCGGAACAGAAGGATCATGCACCCATGGCCTAACTACCCGGACAGCTTGAACAAAAGGCAAAGGCGCCGACAGTTCGTGAGTAAGAAAGCACGGGAGACAAAATCGTTTGACGAGATCTATGGGGGATTTGCGGAGATGAGCGCAAGGGAGGAGGCCGACCGCTGCATGAGGTGCGACTGGCCCCTCATGAGGGAATCGAAAGTCAAGAGGTTCCTGCGTTCCGACGATCCTCTGAAGGATGAGGGGGAAGATGTCGAAAGGAACTCAAAGCTATAG